In Tursiops truncatus isolate mTurTru1 chromosome X, mTurTru1.mat.Y, whole genome shotgun sequence, the following proteins share a genomic window:
- the LOC101335889 gene encoding putative P2Y purinoceptor 10 isoform X1 — translation MPPRLRLFCPKLPAKKQAQQGSRASEGMFFLSCNGDHNFTAYLDEYTEIFKMGSNSTSNAENHCNVTNLTFQYSLYATTYILIFIPGLLANSAALWVLCRFISKKNKAIIFMINLSVADLAHVLSLPLRIYYYISHHWPFQRALCLLCFYLKYLNMYASICFLTCISLQRCFFLLKPFRARDWKRRYDVGISAAVWVIVGTACLPFPIMRSTDLANNTESCFADLGYRKMNAMALVGMITAAELAGFVIPVVIIAWCTWKTTISLRQPPVAFQGISERQKALRMVYMCAAVFFICFTPYHINFIFYTMVKETIISSCPIVQSSLYFHPFCLCLASLCCLLDPILYYFMASEFRDQLSRHGSSVTRSHLMSRESGSSMIG, via the exons GCTTCTGAAGGCATGTTTTTTCTGAGTTGTAATGG GGATCATAACTTCACGGCTTACCTTGATGAATATACTGAAATATTCAAGATGGGCAGCAACAGTACCAGCAATGCTGAGAATCACTGCAATGTCACTAATTTGACATTTCAATACTCCCTCTATGCCACCACCTACATCCTCATATTCATCCCTGGTCTACTGGCCAACAGTGCAGCCTTGTGGGTTCTGTGCCGCTTcatcagcaagaaaaataaagccatcatTTTCATGATCAACCTCTCTGTGGCTGACCTTGCTCATGTGCTGTCCTTACCCCTCCGGATTTACTATTACATCAGCCACCACTGGCCTTTCCAGAGGGCCCTTTGCCTGCTGTGCTTCTACCTAAAGTATCTCAACATGTATGCCAGCATTTGTTTCCTGACATGCATCAGCCTTCAGAGGTGCTTCTTTCTCCTCAAGCCTTTCAGGGCCAGAGACTGGAAGCGTAGGTATGATGTGGGCATCAGTGCTGCCGTCTGGGTCATCGTGGGGACTGCCTGTTTGCCATTTCCCATCATGAGAAGCACAGACTTAGCCAACAACACTGAGTCCTGCTTTGCTGATCTTGGTTACAGGAAAATGAATGCAATGGCTTTGGTTGGGATGATTACAGCTGCTGAGCTGGCAGGATTTGTGATCCCAGTAGTCATCATTGCATGGTGTACCTGGAAAACCACTATATCCTTGCGACAACCACCAGTGGCTTTCCAGGGAATCAGTGAGAGGCAGAAAGCACTGCGGATGGTTTACATGTGTGCTGCAGTCTTCTTCATCTGTTTCACTCCCTAtcatattaactttattttttacaccatggtaaaggaaaccatcattaGCAGTTGTCCCATTGTCCAAAGCTCACTGTATTTCCACCCTTTTTGTCTATGCCTTGCAAGTCTTTGCTGCCTTTTGGATCCAATTCTCTACTACTTCATGGCCTCAGAGTTTCGTGACCAACTATCCCGCCATGGCAGCTCCGTGACTCGTTCCCACCTAATGAGCAGGGAGAGTGGTTCATCAATgattggttaa
- the LOC101335889 gene encoding putative P2Y purinoceptor 10 isoform X2, with the protein MVFGGFSHLVVFEASEGMFFLSCNGDHNFTAYLDEYTEIFKMGSNSTSNAENHCNVTNLTFQYSLYATTYILIFIPGLLANSAALWVLCRFISKKNKAIIFMINLSVADLAHVLSLPLRIYYYISHHWPFQRALCLLCFYLKYLNMYASICFLTCISLQRCFFLLKPFRARDWKRRYDVGISAAVWVIVGTACLPFPIMRSTDLANNTESCFADLGYRKMNAMALVGMITAAELAGFVIPVVIIAWCTWKTTISLRQPPVAFQGISERQKALRMVYMCAAVFFICFTPYHINFIFYTMVKETIISSCPIVQSSLYFHPFCLCLASLCCLLDPILYYFMASEFRDQLSRHGSSVTRSHLMSRESGSSMIG; encoded by the exons GCTTCTGAAGGCATGTTTTTTCTGAGTTGTAATGG GGATCATAACTTCACGGCTTACCTTGATGAATATACTGAAATATTCAAGATGGGCAGCAACAGTACCAGCAATGCTGAGAATCACTGCAATGTCACTAATTTGACATTTCAATACTCCCTCTATGCCACCACCTACATCCTCATATTCATCCCTGGTCTACTGGCCAACAGTGCAGCCTTGTGGGTTCTGTGCCGCTTcatcagcaagaaaaataaagccatcatTTTCATGATCAACCTCTCTGTGGCTGACCTTGCTCATGTGCTGTCCTTACCCCTCCGGATTTACTATTACATCAGCCACCACTGGCCTTTCCAGAGGGCCCTTTGCCTGCTGTGCTTCTACCTAAAGTATCTCAACATGTATGCCAGCATTTGTTTCCTGACATGCATCAGCCTTCAGAGGTGCTTCTTTCTCCTCAAGCCTTTCAGGGCCAGAGACTGGAAGCGTAGGTATGATGTGGGCATCAGTGCTGCCGTCTGGGTCATCGTGGGGACTGCCTGTTTGCCATTTCCCATCATGAGAAGCACAGACTTAGCCAACAACACTGAGTCCTGCTTTGCTGATCTTGGTTACAGGAAAATGAATGCAATGGCTTTGGTTGGGATGATTACAGCTGCTGAGCTGGCAGGATTTGTGATCCCAGTAGTCATCATTGCATGGTGTACCTGGAAAACCACTATATCCTTGCGACAACCACCAGTGGCTTTCCAGGGAATCAGTGAGAGGCAGAAAGCACTGCGGATGGTTTACATGTGTGCTGCAGTCTTCTTCATCTGTTTCACTCCCTAtcatattaactttattttttacaccatggtaaaggaaaccatcattaGCAGTTGTCCCATTGTCCAAAGCTCACTGTATTTCCACCCTTTTTGTCTATGCCTTGCAAGTCTTTGCTGCCTTTTGGATCCAATTCTCTACTACTTCATGGCCTCAGAGTTTCGTGACCAACTATCCCGCCATGGCAGCTCCGTGACTCGTTCCCACCTAATGAGCAGGGAGAGTGGTTCATCAATgattggttaa
- the LOC101335889 gene encoding putative P2Y purinoceptor 10 isoform X3 — MGSNSTSNAENHCNVTNLTFQYSLYATTYILIFIPGLLANSAALWVLCRFISKKNKAIIFMINLSVADLAHVLSLPLRIYYYISHHWPFQRALCLLCFYLKYLNMYASICFLTCISLQRCFFLLKPFRARDWKRRYDVGISAAVWVIVGTACLPFPIMRSTDLANNTESCFADLGYRKMNAMALVGMITAAELAGFVIPVVIIAWCTWKTTISLRQPPVAFQGISERQKALRMVYMCAAVFFICFTPYHINFIFYTMVKETIISSCPIVQSSLYFHPFCLCLASLCCLLDPILYYFMASEFRDQLSRHGSSVTRSHLMSRESGSSMIG, encoded by the coding sequence ATGGGCAGCAACAGTACCAGCAATGCTGAGAATCACTGCAATGTCACTAATTTGACATTTCAATACTCCCTCTATGCCACCACCTACATCCTCATATTCATCCCTGGTCTACTGGCCAACAGTGCAGCCTTGTGGGTTCTGTGCCGCTTcatcagcaagaaaaataaagccatcatTTTCATGATCAACCTCTCTGTGGCTGACCTTGCTCATGTGCTGTCCTTACCCCTCCGGATTTACTATTACATCAGCCACCACTGGCCTTTCCAGAGGGCCCTTTGCCTGCTGTGCTTCTACCTAAAGTATCTCAACATGTATGCCAGCATTTGTTTCCTGACATGCATCAGCCTTCAGAGGTGCTTCTTTCTCCTCAAGCCTTTCAGGGCCAGAGACTGGAAGCGTAGGTATGATGTGGGCATCAGTGCTGCCGTCTGGGTCATCGTGGGGACTGCCTGTTTGCCATTTCCCATCATGAGAAGCACAGACTTAGCCAACAACACTGAGTCCTGCTTTGCTGATCTTGGTTACAGGAAAATGAATGCAATGGCTTTGGTTGGGATGATTACAGCTGCTGAGCTGGCAGGATTTGTGATCCCAGTAGTCATCATTGCATGGTGTACCTGGAAAACCACTATATCCTTGCGACAACCACCAGTGGCTTTCCAGGGAATCAGTGAGAGGCAGAAAGCACTGCGGATGGTTTACATGTGTGCTGCAGTCTTCTTCATCTGTTTCACTCCCTAtcatattaactttattttttacaccatggtaaaggaaaccatcattaGCAGTTGTCCCATTGTCCAAAGCTCACTGTATTTCCACCCTTTTTGTCTATGCCTTGCAAGTCTTTGCTGCCTTTTGGATCCAATTCTCTACTACTTCATGGCCTCAGAGTTTCGTGACCAACTATCCCGCCATGGCAGCTCCGTGACTCGTTCCCACCTAATGAGCAGGGAGAGTGGTTCATCAATgattggttaa